In one window of Porites lutea chromosome 8, jaPorLute2.1, whole genome shotgun sequence DNA:
- the LOC140946763 gene encoding uncharacterized protein, with amino-acid sequence MLARLKIVTIFLIVHLFNGISGQINVTLAVFSGRRDPQWFLLPSNSKFVQIKKLLEEARKSYLTYSPNMMPARLGFKGFLVQELTQKEPELIIGKSTLALQQHLFWTLPADWLKEKMLQAYFNKVLKEEISPGVISAVTPAKQPQQQLQQNLPEPLKLLGQKAIQNLPPKKPISVSGRRKRYAYESKSYPWNDILAAQLNNNCYNYANNKATYTFAQPGRGSGARCQYQFPDCMRNAAINDHLETLDLPPAAPLPPVPSGKKHLVALVINPGVDFHWYRLDQLGIWSHKPGTTQATIFDNGGAIIFDPRVANRGGYTTFACFMHSDRDEVTIA; translated from the exons ATGTTGGCAAGATTAAAAATCGTGACCATCTTTCTAATTGTCCACCTTTTCAATGGAATATCAG GACAAATAAATGTGACTTTGGCTGTGTTCTCCGGTAGACGGGATCCGCAGTGGTTTCTCCTACCGAGCAATTCAAAGTTTGTGCAAATTAAAAAGCTTCTCGAAGAAGCAAGGAAAAGCTATTTAACCTACTCACCAAACATGATGCCCGCAAGACTTGGGTTCAAAGGATTCTTAGTTCAAGAACTAACACAGAAGGAACCGGAACTAATTATAGGAAAGAGCACACTTGCTTTACAACAGCATTTATTTTGGACTCTTCCTGCAG ACTGGTTGAAGGAAAAGATGTTGCAAGCATACTTTAACAAAGTTCTAAAGGAGGAAATAAGCCCCGGAGTAATCAGCGCAGTAACCCCTGCcaaacaaccacaacaacaactacaacaaaatcTACCAGAACCACTGAAACTACTGGGGCAAAAAGCCATACAAAACTTACCCCCAAAGAAACCGATTTCAGTTAGCGGTAGACGAAAACGTTACGCTTATGAGAGTAAATCCTATCCTTGGAACGACATCCTTGCCGCACAGTTAAACAACAACTGCTACAACTATGCAAATAACAAAGCCACTTATACCTTCGCCCAGCCGGGGAGGGGGAGTGGGGCCAGGTGCCAGTATCAATTCCCTGACTGTATGAGAAATGCAGCGATAAACGATCATTTGGAAACTTTGGATCTGCCCCCCGCCGCACCTCTGCCGCCGGTTCCGAGTGGGAAAAAACATCTAGTGGCACTTGTCATTAACCCAG GTGTCGATTTTCACTGGTATCGTCTAGATCAGCTAGGTATTTGGAGCCACAAGCCCGGAACGACACAAGCTACCATCTTTGATAATGGGGGAGCCATCATTTTCGACCCAAGAGTGGCTAATCGGGGAGGTTACACGACCTTTGCTTGTTTCATGCACAGTGATAGAGATGAAGTAACAATTGCTTAA